A region from the Vicia villosa cultivar HV-30 ecotype Madison, WI linkage group LG3, Vvil1.0, whole genome shotgun sequence genome encodes:
- the LOC131657400 gene encoding uncharacterized protein LOC131657400 — protein MKKKLDTRFPAARIKKIMQADEDVGKIALAVPVLVSKALELFLQDLCDRTYEITLQRGAKTMNALHLKHCVQSYNVFDFLRDIVSRVPDYGHGHGHPETGADDRTLPKRRKPAADDCNDSDEETKRSKMLELGHTGGTGRGRGRGRGRGRGRGARTAEKETLHQQVESEPCTSIQQSSKEVPNTSMAIDIGPEPKELSKENISPHEESTRSFRNIDLNANIQENEDKDNTSAVPPQASLPEPAAVMDMQHEEIPGWSLADVDKMAIDTLQLAANLGNRLDEEEEDYDEEEG, from the exons ATGAAGAAGAAGCTCGATACCCGTTTTCCTGCT GCTCGGATAAAGAAGATAATGCAAGCGGACGAGGATGTTGGAAAGATAGCACTGGCAGTTCCTGTTTTAGTTT CAAAAGCTCTGGAATTATTTCTGCAAGATCTTTGCGACCGCACTTATGAAATAACTCTACAGAGAGGAGCAAAAACCATGAATGCATTGCATTT GAAACATTGTGTACAAAGCTACAATGTCTTCGACTTTTTACGAGACATCGTCAGCAGGGTTCCTGACTATGGGCACGGCCATGGCCATCCTGAGACTGGAGCCGATGACCGCACTCTTCCCAAGAGAAG GAAGCCTGCTGCCGACGATTGCAATGACAGTGATGAAGAGACTAAGCGGAGTAAGATG CTAGAGTTAGGCCACACCGGCGGTACTGGTAGGGGAAGAGGGAGAGGTAGAGGAAGAGGCCGTGGCCGAGGAGCTCGAACCGCAGAGAAAGAGACCTTACATCAGCAGGTTGAGTCTGAACCTTGCACCTCTATTCAACAAAGTAGCAAAGAAGTCCCTAATACAAGCATGGCAATCGATATCGGTCCAGAACCAAAGGAGTTATCAAAGGAAAACATTTCACCTCACGAGGAAAGCACTCGATCGTTTCGAAACATCGATTTGAATGCCAATATACAAGAAAACGAGGACAAAGACAATACAAGCGCGGTTCCTCCCCAGGCCTCGTTGCCTGAACCTGCTGCAGTAATGGATATGCAACATGAAGAAATTCCAGGTTGGTCTCTTGCTGATGTCGACAAGATGGCGATCGATACGTTACAGCTTGCGGCGAATCTTGGTAATAGACTAGATGAGGAGGAGGAAGATTATGATGAGGAGGAAGGGTAA
- the LOC131657398 gene encoding uncharacterized protein LOC131657398 — protein PYKPPIPYPQRLAKSKTEAQFKRFVELLKQLNITIPFTEAITEMPSYDNETITLTAECSAIIQNNMPPKLKDPGSFSIPCVIGKTIIEKALCDLGASVSLMPLSTCKKLNLGELKATRMSLQLADRSVKYPVGMLENIPVRVGQFYIPTDFIIMDIQEDSNIPIILGRPCLATAGAIIDVKRGKLTFEVGEEKIEFILSQFLKAPSIID, from the exons ccttataagccaccaattccttaccctcaaagattagccaaatcaaaaaccgaagcgcaatttaaaagatttgtagaacttctgaagcaattaaacataaccataccattcacagaagccataactgagatgccttcgtac gataacgaaactataacgcttaccgctgaatgtagcgctatcatccaaaacaacatgcctccaaaactgaaagaccctggtagtttctctataccctgcgtaattggaaaaaccatcatagagaaagccttgtgcgatttaggagctagtgttagtttgatgcctctttcaacctgtaagaaactcaatctgggtgagcttaaagcaacaagaatgtctcttcaactagcagaccgttcagttaaatatcctgtaggaatgttagagaatatccctgttcgtgtaggtcaattctacatcccgactgacttcatcattatggatatccaagaagattctaacatcccgatcattttaggaagaccatgtttagcgaccgctggtgcaattatagatgtaaagcgaggaaagcttactttcgaagtaggagaagagaaaatagaatttatcctttcccaattcctaaaagcaccttctataattgac